Genomic DNA from Balneolales bacterium ANBcel1:
GGCGTAATCCATGCGTATCGATATAGGCAAGTACGGTTCGAAACCGGGCTTTTCTGTCTTGCGCCGACGGCAGGTGCTTCAGTGATGTCAGCAGTTTCTTACGGTTTCTGGCGGAATCGGTTTCAGGTCCGCCGTAACGGGCCGAATAGACTCCCGGCATGCCGTCCAGAGCATCCACTTCCAGTCCGGTATCATCGGCCAGAGCAGGAAGGCCCGTTTTATCAAATACGAACCGGGCTTTGATTTCGGCGTTCTCTTCGAGGGTCCGGCCGGTTTCTTCGATCTCACAGGGACCGGCAACCTCCGTAAGAGAGCGTACCCGGATACCGGAGCCTTTGAGCAAATCATTCAGTTCAGTGACCTTAGCGGGATTTCCCGTGGCCAGTACAAGCTGCCGCTCCTCCTCATTGGAAGTAAACAAACCGGACATCATACCATATCAGCTTCTTTCGGGGATGGTACTGAGTTTTCGAAAGGCATCGTACCGTTTTCCAATATCAAAACGGGAGAGTTCTTCAAACCGACCGGTACCAAAAGCTTCGACACAGAAACTGGCCATCACGGAACCGTAAACAACGGCCCGGCGCAGATTTTCTTCAGTAAAACGGTCGGCGCGTGAGAGCCATCCGGAAAATCCACCCATGAAGCTGTCACCGGCGCCGGTAGGATCGACGATATTACTGAGGGGATAGCCCGGAACAGAAAACACCGACTGGTCATAATACAGATTGGCACCATGCTCACCTTTTTTGATAATCAGGAAGCGGGGTCCTTTTTCACGGATCAGTTTTGCGCTTTTCAGCAG
This window encodes:
- the rdgB gene encoding RdgB/HAM1 family non-canonical purine NTP pyrophosphatase, yielding MMSGLFTSNEEERQLVLATGNPAKVTELNDLLKGSGIRVRSLTEVAGPCEIEETGRTLEENAEIKARFVFDKTGLPALADDTGLEVDALDGMPGVYSARYGGPETDSARNRKKLLTSLKHLPSAQDRKARFRTVLAYIDTHGLRRFEGICNGVILTEERGDGGFGYDPLFMPEGYDLSFAEMDPSEKNRISHRGRALQKFLQEISDR